A region from the Triticum urartu cultivar G1812 chromosome 1, Tu2.1, whole genome shotgun sequence genome encodes:
- the LOC125533004 gene encoding probable glutathione S-transferase GSTU6, which translates to MAAAAGGDEVKLLGVWDSPFVNRVQIVLNLKGISYQYVEEDLQNKGELLLASNPVHKKVPVLIHNGKPIPESQVIVQYIDEVWRGAGPSVLPAGPHERATARFWAAYVDDKVGSPWFTILFARKTEEKMEAAVRAISAMETLEGAFGECSGGKPFFGGDGIGFVDVVLGSYLGWFVVIEKMIGIKLLDAARTPALAAWAQRFRMADAVKGVLPEDVDKVLEFLQTFLD; encoded by the exons ATGGCAGCGGCGGCAGGAGGAGACGAGGTGAAGCTGCTAGGCGTGTGGGACAGCCCGTTCGTGAACAGGGTGCAGATCGTGCTCAACCTCAAGGGGATCAGCTACCAGTACGTCGAGGAAGACCTCCAGAACAAGGGCGAGCTCCTCCTCGCCTCCAACCCCGTGCACAAGAAGGTGCCCGTCCTCATCCACAACGGCAAGCCCATCCCGGAGTCGCAGGTCATCGTGCAGTACATCGACGAGGTCTGGAGAGGCGCCGGCCCGAGCGTCCTCCCCGCCGGCCCGCACGAGCGCGCCACCGCCCGGTTCTGGGCCGCCTACGTCGACGACAAG GTTGGGTCGCCGTGGTTCACCATCCTGTTCGCCCGCAAGACCGAGGAGAAGATGGAGGCGGCTGTACGGGCCATCTCGGCGATGGAGACGCTGGAAGGCGCGTTCGGGGAATGCTCCGGTGGGAAGCCGTTCTTCGGCGGCGACGGCATCGGGTTCGTCGACGTTGTGCTCGGCAGCTACCTGGGCTGGTTCGTGGTGATCGAGAAGATGATCGGGATCAAGCTCCTGGACGCGGCGAGGACGCCGGCCCTGGCCGCGTGGGCTCAGCGGTTCAGGATGGCGGATGCGGTGAAGGGTGTCTTGCCTGAAGATGTCGACAAGGTGCTCGAGTTTTTGCAGACGTTCCTTGATTAG